A part of Limihaloglobus sulfuriphilus genomic DNA contains:
- the cas12a gene encoding type V CRISPR-associated protein Cas12a/Cpf1 codes for MKDFTHQYSLSKTLRFELKPVGETAERIEDFKNQGLKSIVEEDRQRAEDYKKMKRILDDYHKEFIEEVLNDDIFTANEMESAFEVYRKYMASKNDDKLKKEITEIFTDLRKKIAKAFENKSKEYCLYKGDFSKLINEKKTGKDKGPGKLWYWLKAKADAGVNEFGDGQTFEQAEEALAKFNNFSTYFTGFNQNRDNIYTDAEQQTAISYRVINENMTRYFDNCIRYSSIENKYPELVKQLEPLSGKFAPGNYKDYLSQTAIDIYNEAVGHKSDDINAKGINQFINEYRQRNSIKGRELPIMSVLYKQILSDINKDLIIDKFENAGELLDAVKTLHRELTDKKILLKIKQTLNEFLTEDNSEDIYIKSGTDLTAVSNAIWGEWSVIPKALEMYAENITDMNAKAREKWLKREAYHLKTVQEAIEAYLKDNEEFETRNISEYFTNFKSGENDLIQVVQSAYAKMESIFGIEDFHKDRRPVTESGEPGEGFRQVELVREYLDSLINVEHFIKPLHMFRSGKPIELEDCNSNFYDPLNEAYKELDVVFGIYNKVRNYVTQKPYSKDKFKINFQNSTLLDGWDVNKESANSSVLLLKNGKYYLGVMKQGASNILNYRPEPSDSKNKINAKKQLSEIALAGATDDYYEKMIYKLLPDPAKMLPKVFFSAKNIEFYNPSQEIIYIRENGLFKKDAGDKESLKKWIGFMKTSLLKHPEWGSYFNFEFEPAEDYQDISIFYKQVAEQGYSVTFDKIKTSYIEEKVASGELYLFEIYNKDFSPHSKGRPNLHTMYWKSLFEKENLQNLVTKLNGEAEVFFRQHSIKRNEKVVHRANRPIQNKNPLTEKKQSIFEYDLVKDRRFTKDKFFLHCPITLNFKEAGPGRFNDKVNKYIAGNPDIRIIGIDRGERHLLYYSLIDQSGRIVEQGTLNQITSTLNSGGREIPKTTDYRGLLDTKEKERDKARKSWSMIENIKELKSGYLSHIVHKLAKLMVKNNAVVVLEDLNFGFKRGRFKVEKQVYQKFEKALIEKLNYLVFKDARPAEPGHYLNAYQLTAPLESFKKLGKQSGFIYYVPAWNTSKIDPVTGFVNQFYIEKNSMQYLKNFFGKFDSIRFNPDKNYFEFGFDYKNFHNKAAKSKWTICTHGDKRSWYNRKQRKLEIHNVTENLASLLSGKGINFADGGSIKDKILSVDDASFFKSLAFNFKLTAQLRHTFEDNGEEIDCIISPVAAADGTFFCSETAKKLNMELPHDADANGAYNIARKGLMVLRQIRESGKPKPISNADWLDFAQQNED; via the coding sequence ATGAAGGACTTTACACATCAGTATTCACTGAGCAAGACATTGAGGTTTGAGCTCAAACCCGTCGGAGAAACGGCAGAGAGGATCGAGGATTTCAAAAATCAGGGGCTCAAAAGTATTGTTGAAGAAGACCGCCAACGAGCAGAAGATTATAAAAAGATGAAAAGGATTCTCGACGATTATCACAAAGAATTTATCGAAGAGGTGCTCAATGACGACATCTTCACCGCAAACGAAATGGAATCTGCTTTCGAAGTGTACCGCAAATATATGGCGAGTAAAAATGATGATAAGCTGAAAAAAGAAATCACCGAAATTTTTACAGATTTAAGAAAGAAAATCGCAAAGGCTTTTGAGAATAAGAGCAAAGAATATTGTCTTTACAAAGGCGACTTCAGCAAACTGATAAACGAAAAGAAGACCGGAAAAGACAAAGGGCCGGGAAAACTCTGGTACTGGCTTAAAGCTAAGGCAGATGCAGGAGTTAACGAATTCGGAGACGGCCAAACTTTTGAACAAGCCGAAGAAGCCTTAGCCAAATTCAATAATTTCAGCACCTATTTCACCGGATTCAACCAGAATCGTGACAATATCTACACGGATGCTGAACAGCAAACCGCTATCAGCTACAGAGTAATAAACGAAAATATGACCAGATATTTTGACAACTGCATTCGATACTCCAGTATTGAAAACAAATATCCGGAACTCGTAAAACAGCTTGAGCCGCTTAGCGGCAAATTCGCCCCCGGAAACTATAAAGATTATCTAAGCCAGACTGCCATCGATATTTACAACGAAGCTGTCGGCCATAAGTCTGATGACATAAACGCAAAGGGTATCAACCAGTTCATCAATGAATACCGACAGAGAAACAGCATAAAGGGCCGCGAGCTGCCGATTATGTCCGTACTCTACAAACAGATATTAAGCGATATTAATAAAGATCTCATTATCGACAAGTTCGAGAACGCCGGCGAGCTTTTGGATGCTGTAAAAACACTCCACAGAGAATTAACTGATAAAAAGATTTTGCTCAAGATTAAACAAACTCTTAACGAATTTCTCACAGAAGACAATTCGGAGGATATTTACATCAAAAGCGGCACCGATCTTACAGCAGTTTCAAACGCTATATGGGGCGAGTGGTCTGTTATTCCTAAAGCACTCGAAATGTACGCCGAAAACATAACTGACATGAATGCTAAAGCCAGAGAAAAATGGCTGAAACGAGAAGCCTACCATTTGAAAACCGTACAGGAAGCGATAGAAGCGTACCTGAAAGATAACGAAGAATTTGAAACCCGGAATATATCAGAATATTTCACAAATTTTAAATCCGGCGAAAACGACCTTATTCAAGTTGTCCAAAGTGCTTACGCGAAAATGGAATCGATTTTCGGTATAGAGGATTTTCACAAAGACAGGCGTCCCGTCACAGAAAGCGGCGAGCCCGGAGAAGGTTTCAGACAGGTAGAACTTGTTCGGGAGTATCTTGACAGCCTGATAAACGTAGAACACTTTATAAAACCGCTGCACATGTTCAGAAGCGGTAAGCCGATTGAGCTGGAAGACTGCAACAGCAACTTCTACGATCCTTTGAATGAGGCATATAAGGAACTCGATGTTGTATTCGGCATATACAACAAAGTAAGAAATTACGTTACCCAAAAACCCTATTCAAAGGATAAATTTAAAATCAATTTTCAAAACAGCACCCTTCTCGACGGCTGGGATGTAAACAAAGAATCAGCCAACAGCTCTGTTTTGCTGTTAAAAAATGGCAAATATTACCTTGGTGTAATGAAGCAGGGCGCAAGCAATATCCTCAATTACCGCCCAGAGCCGAGCGATAGCAAAAACAAAATAAACGCCAAAAAACAGCTTTCAGAAATAGCACTTGCAGGGGCAACGGATGATTATTACGAGAAAATGATATATAAACTGTTGCCTGACCCTGCTAAAATGCTGCCAAAAGTGTTTTTCAGCGCCAAAAACATTGAATTTTACAACCCTTCCCAGGAAATAATATATATCAGGGAAAATGGGCTTTTCAAGAAAGACGCCGGCGATAAAGAGTCCCTTAAAAAGTGGATCGGTTTCATGAAAACATCGCTTTTAAAACACCCTGAATGGGGTAGTTACTTTAACTTTGAATTTGAGCCCGCTGAAGATTATCAGGATATCAGTATTTTTTACAAACAAGTTGCAGAGCAGGGCTACTCTGTTACTTTTGACAAAATAAAAACAAGTTACATAGAAGAAAAGGTTGCCAGTGGAGAGCTGTATCTCTTTGAAATATATAATAAGGATTTTTCTCCACACAGCAAGGGACGGCCCAATCTGCATACAATGTACTGGAAAAGTCTTTTTGAAAAAGAGAATCTCCAAAATCTCGTAACTAAACTCAACGGCGAGGCGGAGGTCTTCTTCCGGCAGCATTCCATAAAGAGAAACGAGAAGGTGGTTCACAGAGCCAACCGGCCGATACAAAACAAAAACCCCCTCACCGAAAAGAAACAAAGCATCTTTGAATACGACCTCGTGAAAGACCGCCGGTTTACAAAGGATAAATTTTTTCTGCATTGCCCTATTACGCTGAACTTCAAAGAGGCCGGACCCGGCAGGTTCAACGACAAAGTCAACAAATATATCGCCGGCAATCCGGACATCAGGATAATAGGCATTGACAGAGGAGAGAGGCACCTGCTCTATTACAGCCTCATAGACCAGAGCGGCAGAATCGTGGAGCAGGGCACACTTAACCAGATAACCAGTACCCTCAACAGCGGCGGCAGGGAAATACCCAAAACCACCGATTACCGCGGCCTGCTTGATACAAAAGAAAAAGAACGGGACAAGGCGAGAAAATCATGGTCAATGATTGAAAACATTAAAGAGCTCAAAAGCGGCTATCTCTCGCATATTGTCCATAAACTCGCTAAACTGATGGTTAAGAATAATGCAGTTGTGGTGCTTGAGGATCTTAATTTCGGGTTCAAACGCGGCCGATTCAAGGTTGAAAAACAGGTTTACCAGAAATTTGAAAAGGCCCTCATAGAAAAGCTGAACTATCTTGTTTTCAAAGACGCCCGGCCCGCAGAGCCGGGGCATTATCTCAACGCATACCAGCTTACCGCACCTCTTGAAAGTTTTAAAAAGCTCGGCAAACAGAGCGGATTTATATACTATGTGCCGGCGTGGAACACCTCAAAGATTGACCCTGTTACCGGTTTTGTAAATCAGTTTTACATCGAAAAGAACTCAATGCAGTACCTTAAAAACTTTTTTGGTAAATTCGATTCGATAAGGTTTAACCCGGATAAAAATTACTTCGAGTTTGGATTTGACTACAAAAACTTTCATAACAAGGCCGCCAAAAGCAAATGGACTATCTGCACCCATGGAGACAAACGCTCATGGTACAACCGTAAACAGAGAAAACTGGAGATTCACAATGTAACAGAAAATCTGGCAAGCCTGCTCAGCGGCAAAGGCATAAATTTCGCTGACGGCGGCAGTATCAAAGACAAAATACTATCCGTAGATGATGCGTCTTTCTTTAAAAGCCTTGCATTTAATTTTAAACTCACCGCCCAGCTTAGGCACACATTCGAGGATAACGGCGAGGAGATCGACTGCATTATCTCACCTGTCGCGGCGGCTGACGGTACATTCTTCTGTTCTGAAACGGCAAAAAAACTTAACATGGAATTACCCCATGACGCCGACGCAAACGGTGCTTATAATATTGCCCGTAAGGGTCTTATGGTTCTAAGGCAGATACGCGAAAGCGGCAAGCCCAAGCCAATCTCAAACGCCGATTGGTTAGACTTCGCCCAGCAGAATGAAGATTGA